In one Rhinopithecus roxellana isolate Shanxi Qingling chromosome 1, ASM756505v1, whole genome shotgun sequence genomic region, the following are encoded:
- the LOC104654533 gene encoding olfactory receptor 5K1, producing MAEENHTMKNEFILTGFTDHPELKTLLFVVFFAIYLITMVGNIGMVALIFTHRRLHTPMYIFLGNLALVDSCCACAITPKMLENFFSEDKRISLSECTVQFYFLCTVETADCFLLAAMAYDRYVAICSPLQYHIMMSRKLCIQMTTGAFIAGNLHSMIHVGLVFRLVFCGSNHINHFYCDILPLYRLSCVDPFINELVLFIFSGSVQVFTIGSVLISYLYILLTIFRMKSKEGRAKAFSTCASHFSSVSLFYGSLFFMYVRPNLLEEGDKDIPAAILFTIVVPLLNPFIYSLRNKEVISVLRKILLKIKSQSVNK from the coding sequence ATGGCTGAAGAAAATCATACCATGAAAAATGAGTTTATCCTCACAGGATTTACAGATCACCCAGAGCTGAAGACTCTGCTGTTTGTGGTGTTCTTTGCCATCTATCTGATCACCATGGTGGGGAATATTGGTATGGTGGCACTGATATTTACACACCGTCGACTTCACACACCAATGTACATCTTTCTGGGAAACCTGGCTCTTGTGGATTCTTGCTGTGCCTGTGCCATTACCCCCAAAATGTTAGAGAACTTCTTTTCTGAGGACAAAAGGATTTCCCTCTCTGAATGTACagtacagttttattttctctgcacTGTGGAAACTGCAGACTGCTTTCTTCTGGCAGCAATGGCCTATGACCGCTATGTGGCTATATGCAGCCCACTGCAGTACCACATCATGATGTCCAGGAAACTCTGCATTCAGATGACCACAGGGGCCTTCATAGCTGGAAACCTGCATTCCATGATTCATGTAGGGCTTGTATTTAGGTTAGTTTTCTGTGGATCGAATCACATCAACCACTTTTACTGTGATATTCTTCCCTTGTATAGACTCTCCTGTGTTGACCCTTTCATCAATGAACTGGTTCTATTCATCTTCTCAGGTTCAGTTCAAGTCTTTACCATAGGTAGTGTCTTAATATCTTATCTCTATATTCTTCTTACTATTTTCAGAATGAAATCCAAAGAGGGAAGGGCCAAAGCCTTTTCTACCTGTGCATCCCACTTTTCATCAGTTTCATTGTTCTATGGATCTCTTTTCTTCATGTACGTTAGACCAAATTTGCTTGAAGAAGGGGATAAAGATATACCAGCTGCCATTTTATTTACAATAGTAGTTCCCTTACTGAATCCTTTCATTTATAGTCTGAGAAACAAGGAAGTAATAAGTGTCTTAAGAAAAATTCTgctgaaaataaaatctcaaagtGTGAACAAATGA